The following coding sequences lie in one Zingiber officinale cultivar Zhangliang chromosome 2B, Zo_v1.1, whole genome shotgun sequence genomic window:
- the LOC122046990 gene encoding fructose-bisphosphate aldolase 3, cytoplasmic-like, with protein sequence MSAYSGQYHDELIANAAYIGTPGKGILAADESTGTIGKRLASINVENVEENRRALRELLFLTPGALQYLSGVILFEETLYQKTAEGKPFVDVLKEGGVLSGIKVDTGTVELASTNGETTTQGHDDLGKRCKKYYESGARFAKWRAVLKIGPNEPSQLSIDANANGLARYAIICQENGLVPIVEPEILVDGSHDIAKCAYVTERVLAACYKALNDHHVLLEGILLKPNMVTPGSESAKVAPEVVAEHTVRALQRTVPATVPAIVFLSGGQSEEEATLNLNAMNRLKGKKPWSLSFSFGRALQQSTLKAWQGKVENVDKARTAFLARCKANSEATLGVYKGDATGGEGVSESLHVKDYKY encoded by the coding sequence ATGAGCTTATTGCCAATGCTGCTTACATTGGTACCCCTGGCAAAGGTATCCTTGCTGCTGATGAGTCCACTGGCACTATAGGCAAGCGCCTTGCGAGCATCAATGTGGAGAATGTGGAGGAGAACCGTCGAGCACTGCGTGAGCTTCTCTTTTTGACTCCCGGTGCCCTCCAGTATCTCAGTGGTGTCATCCTTTTTGAGGAGACTCTCTACCAGAAAACTGCTGAAGGCAAGCCCTTTGTTGATGTCCTCAAGGAGGGTGGAGTCCTTTCGGGCATCAAGGTAGACACGGGCACAGTTGAACTTGCCAGCACAAATGGAGAGACCACCACCCAGGGACACGATGACCTTGGCAAGCGCTGCAAGAAGTATTACGAGTCAGGGGCTCGCTTTGCCAAGTGGCGTGCTGTTCTCAAGATCGGCCCCAATGAGCCATCGCAACTGTCTATCGATGCCAATGCTAATGGATTGGCACGCTATGCTATCATCTGCCAGGAGAATGGCCTCGTCCCAATTGTGGAACCAGAGATTCTTGTCGACGGGTCACATGACATCGCAAAGTGTGCTTATGTTACGGAACGGGTGCTCGCTGCGTGCTACAAGGCCCTAAATGATCACCATGTGCTTCTGGAAGGAATTCTGTTAAAACCAAACATGGTGACTCCTGGGTCAGAATCCGCAAAGGTAGCTCCTGAGGTGGTCGCTGAACACACCGTGCGAGCCCTCCAGAGAACTGTTCCTGCTACCGTTCCTGCTATTGTTTTCCTTTCGGGAGGGCAGAGCGAAGAGGAGGCTACCCTGAACCTGAACGCTATGAACAGGCTGAAGGGGAAGAAGCCATGGTCGCTCTCCTTTTCCTTTGGGCGTGCCCTGCAGCAAAGCACACTCAAGGCATGGCAAGGGAAGGTGGAGAATGTGGACAAGGCAAGGACTGCCTTCCTCGCCCGGTGCAAGGCAAACTCAGAGGCAACACTTGGAGTCTACAAGGGTGATGCTACTGGAGGTGAAGGTGTCTCAGAGAGCCTCCATGTCAAGGACTACAAATACTAA